The sequence below is a genomic window from Lolium perenne isolate Kyuss_39 chromosome 4, Kyuss_2.0, whole genome shotgun sequence.
TTGAGCTTGCCTTCTTCGTTTAACTTGCTTTGCCTTTTAACTCTTATAAATCGGCCTCGCAGCTAGAGAGCTCACCTCGCGGAAAGTGCTCGCCTTTGCTTGAGAGTGCTCTATTGCCTGGTGGAAGTGAATTGGCTGTGCATGAATGGAAGGCGGTTCCAGATATCTGGAGGACAGCAGCAGAAAAGTACTCTGACCGCGTAGCCTTGGTTGATCCTTATCACGACCCTCCTTCCGAATTGACTTATAAGCAGGTATTTTTGAACTGATCTAAGACAATTTCTCTGAAAATATGAACACGAAGTAGCCATCCTCTGGGGGTATATGCTGTGTCTCTTGACTCTTGTTACTGAAGAACTACTTTGACAGCTTGTGCAGTAGATAGTAACTTACATACGCACCCCACTACTGATTGTTTCAAATAACTAGAAAAGAGGTCTTTATGGTTTACTAGAGCAAGGGACTATCTGTACTCCAAATACATAATTCACTAGATAATTTTATCCTTTTCATTGATAATGATATGCATTCTTTATTCAGCTTGAACAGCAAATATTGGATTTTTCTCATGGTCTGAGGGCCGTTGGTGTTGCTCCTGATGAAAAGGTGGCTCTTTTTGCTGACAACTCATGTCGATGGCTTGTTGCTGATCAAGGTAATTTTCCTTCTTatttcaagattattaattagcaTGTATTATGATGCACATGTATCTGTCCTGTCATCTTTTCTCCTTATCTATCAGCTCTAGTTCAAATTGCCAGAATGCTAGAGTTGCTATATTTTAGCTTGCAGATTATACACGAATGCTACTGTTACTTTCCTGTCAGACATGATATGATGGAAACAACCAAATAGTAGTGGCTTTGGTATCTGTTTGATTGTTAAAAAATTAAAAGACACTGAGTTACAAATTTCAGTTTTTTAACTAAGCAAACGTCAGCTTGTGAAATGATGTAGTTACCATTTATTAAGTCAGCTATCTAGAGGAGTTCCTCTAAGTGTCTTTCAAATACATCATCATCTATTTTCATCAGTAACCAACTAATCATGCAACTGACACATGCATATGCAATCCAGGAATCATGGCTACTGGTGCTATCAATGTTGTTAGAGGAACAAGGTCTTCAGATGAAGAACTGTTCCAAATATACAATCACTCAGAAAGGTGAGTTATCAACTCCTTTCCAGATGTGAGTTTGAAATTCTTTTGCTTTTAAATGGTTGCTTATACAATTAGGAGTTGATCCATACAATTCCAAAGCATGTGCAACATACTGAAGTTCCATCTACTTGTCTCTTTCTGCCCTTTTTGAACTGATGGAAGGGCCCGCCTGGATTAATTTCCTGTCTATTTAAAGCTAAACAGCCATTTGGATATGCCTAATTAAATCCTTTCACTTGTTCTATTTGATGGAATGCTGAGGTGAAAATTGAGAAAGGTATTAACTGTTAAAGGGGCATGCAAATTGAGAAAGGTGTTAACTGTTAAAGGGTCTAGCTGTAAAGTAAGAGCTGGATGGACTACCTTTTAGATTAGCCTTGTGTTACTGTTAGCTGCTAGCGTGTGAAAAAAGTACAACATTTCCATTGcaattttaatttttttgttgGACCAAAATGTTTTTATTGTGCTATTGTTATTGTATGCACGGCTGGCCATGAACTTAATCTCTCGAAGCATATGCATGCTTGGTTACTGAAATATTTTTCCTTGAGCATAGCATGGTGTATTTATCATACATACAATAGGAATATGAATTGTTAGACGATGGCACTGTAATGTATTTTTACTTTATGCATGTGTCTGCTATTTAATACGAATTGcagtcttttactttcatgttatgATATGAGTCATATGACTTCATTGTTTTTTCCCATCACAGTATTGCACTTGTTGTGGACAGTCCTCAATTCTTTAACCGGCTTGCAGAATCTTTCATTTCAAGGATTAATGCAAGATTTATTGTGCTACTTTGGGGTGATAAGTCATCCCTAAATAGTAAAGCTGTGAAGGACATGCCAGTTTATGACTACAATGATATCACTGAACTTGGAAAAGAAAACCGTAATGCATTGCATCACTCTCCCGAGCAAGGTATCTTTTGCATGATATCATAATGTGGTATGAATCACCAGAAATATTTAGCTGAGATTGTATGGAGGACTTTTCTTCCAATCTGTTGGTACTTCACTTTCTCTGTATTTCTGGCATTGAATGACAGATAACTTGCTAATTATTTCATCCTGTAAGGTGTCTTAGCATCCCAATACCACTGAACAGTTCATAGATTTACCCATTACTGTTGGTTTTGTAGTTGCTCTTGTTAATAGTTGGCCTAATCATTTAGTTATATCGAGAGTTTGCTACTTAAGTTCTTCTTGGCCAACACTAAATTGGTTCTTTCTAAGCTTAATATCTTTGATATCTACTGTTATAAAAAAAACACTTACCTTTCATTTCTTTCAAAAATATAATGACAACGTAAAACTCTTGTTCAGTACTCAAGTAGTCAACTTGCATCCAACGAAAATGTTGTTTTTTCCCAACATTGTTATCTCATGTTTAGTACTCAATCAGTCAACTTGCATCCAAGAAAAGGTTCCTTTTCAACTATGTATTATTAACTTTTTCTTCCCTTAGGTCATGATGGTGCCTTTGAAGCCATTACTCCAGAAGATGTTGCGACTCTAATATATACTAGTGGAACAGGTGGTACACCAAAAGGCGTGATGCTTACCCACCGAAATCTCCTGCATCAGGTTAAACATCCAGCAACATTAAAATTTGGACAACGAGTCATAAGTAATAATACTATGTTTTGTGCAATAGCCTTTACTTTGTTTCCTTATGTGCCGGGATTCCTTTCTTAGCTGAAGTGATTTTGATGTGTTCTTCCTGTGTTATTAACGTTCTGCAGATAAATAACTTGTGGGACGTTGTTCCAGCAGTACCTGGTGACAGGTTTCTAAGCATGCTTCCACCGTGGCATGCGTATGAGCGTTCTACCGAGTACTTCATTTTTACTCATGGAATTCAACAAGTTTACACTACTGTGAAATACCTGAAGGTATCATTTTGGTAACTTTTCATCAGAAAACACTTCATTCTAGTGAGTTTTGGcatgaagaacctagcgatgtcATTCAGAACTCATTGAGATGTAGTATTCATGTGCTCTATTGCATCATTGCAtgggttatgctgtcatataattAGTAGCTTTCTGAAAGCTGCAAACTGCAGAACTCCAGAGTCCAGACCTAATAGTTTTCATGCGAACCCAGTATCACAATGCACTCAACAGAGTTCTGTGTACTGTGTTGCACTCTTCTCACAACAGTTTTATTGTTTATCTGGTGCAGAATATGCTGAAATTGGTTATGCATATTAACATCTCATCTTCTTGTATAGGCAGATTTGCAGCAGTACCAACCTCATTATATTATCTCAGTACCGCTGGTCTATGAAACTCTGTACAGGTAGTCTTTTTAACTAAAATGATAACCTGTGAAGTGTTCTATAGGAAATGATATGGTATTGATAGTAGAATTATTTAAGTTCACAAATGTGTCAATGTTGTTCCATGTCAGATTCATCTTTTGTTCGCTGTCAACATCTATGCTTGATCATTTCCTTAGCCTTGTTTGGGTTATAAATTTTATAGGTCCGTGTAGTCAATATTTCTTGTGGACCAGTGGTGATTAGCAGCAGTTCATAAAAAAAATATCTTGTATCCATTCTGTAACGTTTCTCCCTTTTGTACAGTTCAATTCAAAGGCAAATATCTTCCAGTTCCACTTTTCGAAAGACTGTTGCCCTTGCACTAATCAAGATAAGTTTGCTATATATGGAGGCAAAGAAGATATATGAGGTATGAACCCTGAGTTAGCATGAGTTACCTAATTTGTTTAGCTGCAACTAAGGTCATTCAGAGATGTTATGTTTCTTCTCACTCTTTGCTGACCTGATGTTCTCCATAAATTCATATCCGATTACCTTCTGCCTGTAGCCTATTTCTCTCCCTAAGTCAAATTTCCTTTTTGTGTCTTGTTTTTATGTTCTTCTGGAAAGGGAACAGTCTTATCAAATAATCCTGTTGAACCATCATTTATTACCTACATGGTCAATTGTCTACGGGCAAGAATTGTTGCGGCTATTTTGTGGCCTTTGCATAATCTCGCAAAGATGTTAGTCTACAAGAAAATCCATTCTTCAGTCGGAATTTCAAAGGTACGTTTATCTTGCTCATGTGTGTATATATGTGCTACCTTCATAATCCTTGTGCAGTTTTGAGTGTGAAATGAGCTTCCTTAACTTCAGTTTTGACTGTACTTAATAATTCTATGGTTTCTCTGATAATTTGCAGGCTGGTATTAGTGGTGGTGGAAGTCTCCCGATGCATGTCGACAAGTTTTTTGAGGTAGAGACTTAGCACTAAGTAAACTTTGTCTAAATTGCAGTTCATCAATATTGTTTTCTTTCAGGCAATTGGTATCAAAGTGCAAAATGGTTACGGTCTAACAGAGACTTCCCCTGTTGTAGCTGCTAGACGACCATTGTGTAATGTAAGGGGTTCCACAAAACTTGTTTCTATATATAACAAACATTTCTTGTCTTATCTTTTGGCATGTTAAAATTACTTGGTTTGTATTTAGTAGGAAACATTATACATGAGTTTACTCATTGTGGGAAGAAACTAGATAATGAAATCATAGTGTGAGTTACACCATGGATAATTAGGAGTTTAGGACCCTTACAAAAAAGGCCGAAAAAGGAGGATCGATGTTATTCTTATTCTTCAGATGATGCACTTTTCTACTCCCTGGAAGGAGATATTACTAACCAATAAACTCGGATTTAGAAGATATTGCATCCTTTTCTATTAATAGGACTATATCCTTCATACTGGATTCTTTCATACTGGATTTTAATTGCTAGGGACAAAGAAACATGATAGTTACTATGCTAATTTTGTGCTTCTTGCCTTCCTGAACCTTTTGCGTCATTTGAACTGGTTACAAACTTATAACCATTTGATAGCATCGTCTCAATAATGTGGGATGATTTGCCTCCCATTCGCACTTTTACGTATTTATAGTTATATTAATAATTAATACTACTAACATAAGTAGTTTATGTAACATGAAGGTTCTTGGCACAGTTGGTCTCCCAATAAAGCATACAGAAATCAAGATTGTGGACATAGAGACTGGTGAGGTGCTCCCAGATGGTTCAAAGGGGATTGTGAAGATTAAAGGACTACCAGTAATGAAGGGATATTATAAGGTTCTATCTATGCACTTTACCTAAAATACAAATCAATTGTCAAAATTAAACTAACTGATCTTCCATAAGCATATTACTTAAACAATGTTTATCTTGATTAGAATTCAGCACTTTGGCTCACTTCGCTTTTGCAGTTACAGATAATTACACCCCAATCCTCTTAATTCCATGAATGCACAAGGCCAATCATGAAATAGAACTCTAGATGTTATGACTGGGCTTATAATCAACTGAATGATATAGGCAACAAAGGCAGGAATTTCTGTATGTATCATGACATCAAGTCCAGTATTGGAAAAAAAATAGGGACTAGAAACTGACCTCATGGGCTAGAAAACTATGGACTAGAAAAATTAGGAGTCTGAGATGGTGTACCACATTTAGATAAATCTTATAATCCATGTGAAGACACCATGCGTTTAACTGATGTATGTGAGTCTTAATCTTCCTTACAAGATTCTCATTTATCTCCTAAAACTGATATTGTCACAGAATCCATCTGCTACAAATAAAGCTGTGGATCAAGATGGTTGGTTCAACACTGGAGATATAGGTTGGATTGCACCTCGCTGTGCCACAGGGCCTAGTCGAAATTGTGGAGGGATGCTTGTTCTTGAAGGGCGTGCTAAGGATACGATAGTTCTCACTACAGgtattataattttttttgagaaCGTCATTTATTTATGCAAGATTTATTTACTGTTATCTATGTACAATGGTTATGACCTTGTACTTCTTTGTACACCGGAGTGTGATATCGGACTTCGAAGTCAATTAATTCACATGTAGTTGTATACCACGTAACTGTAATCAGAATTTGACTGCTTTCAAATCCTTACTAGATCTGACTGCACTTGAATGTCCTAATTTCCAGGTGAAAACGTTGAACCTGCTGAGCTCGAGGAAGCAGCAAGCAGGAGTAACTTGATTGATCAGATAATGGTCATTGGGCAGGTGAGGCAAAGGGCAACCACCTAAGTGCTGCAGATATCATATGCCCTGTTATGAATTTATGGCATTGTTATTGTCCATTGACGCTCCTTGATGTGGCCTTCTTGCAAGTAAACTTCCATAACTGATAAGAAAAAAATGTTTGTTCTTTGTATAGGACCGACGACGCCTTGGTGCTATTATTGTTCCCAATAATGATGAAGTTCTAGCTGCAGCAAAAAGAAAGTCGGGCCTTGATGGGAGTACCGGAGTAGCCAAAGATATGGTCAAGAACTTGGTATATGATGAGCTGAGAACTTGGTAAGAGTTGTCTGCCAGACTATTAGCTAATTTGAGAATGTTCCATGATCACAAAGCACTCACTGGAAGTAGAAATATAAAATAAATTCAAGAGGTGGCATGCACTGGTTTTTAGGATCTTAtaattttgacatttgacttgtgTTTTATCCGTTAAATTATTATAGCAAGAGCTGAACTATTTTGTTAATGCATGTCAGCATGGCGGGTTGCTCGTTCCAGATCGGCCCTATCCTTGTTGTCGAGGAACCATTCACGGTATGGTTTTCTACTATAACAATGCACCATAAGTTTTTTCGGTAGCCAATTGTCACGTAGCTGTTACTTACAATGTTGACATTGTTTCTGACTCAGATCGACAATGGTTTGATGACACCTACCATGAAAATAAGAAGGGACAAAGTGGTAGCCAAATACCAGGGAGAGATTGACGCCTTGTACAAGTGAAGAGGACGGTGGAGTGTGCTTGAGTACATACTGTGGCTTGTAATATTTCATTTTACTTCCAGTGAGTGGTTGCCCCTTGCAGCTAGGTTTTTTTTTTCTCTGTTTTCCTCCCCGAATCTGGCATCTTGGTGCcttcacaccccccccccccccccccccccttgttgGTCCATCTCTGCTGGCTGGAGAAGTGGAGCCGGGCGGCTCCCAGTTTGGATCTTGTGTCTTCCTTGGTTGTGGAGTCAATACAAGTTGCTCCTAATGGCGATGCCGATGTCCAGCTCAATGTTCTTGGAGCTGCCAAGCCCTGTGCCGACCGCAGCTGAATATCACTTCAAGTGTTGTCGCTTTCAAGTTCAGTCGAAGATCTTCAGGTTAATGGTCCACATCGATCATGCTGCTTCACGCCCAAGACAATGAATGGCACCATCAGTTACTTTATCATCTGTTAACTTTGATCCTACCTGCTCCGTTCTACTTAGCTCAGATCCATGGTCTGGCTGGCATAGCTCGCTTGCATGAACTCGTTTAACTACTGTGAATCATTCCTCTGAAATCGAAGGGACTGGTGAGTTAACTGAATATTCCATGTTCCTGCTGTTTTGGATCGACTGGATatatcaattggtatcagagccagtatGGTTCTTGGAGGCGTTTGGATCGGAGCCAATCTGGATTGGGTTCTCTCATAAAAACCCCAGTTTTTGCTTCTAATTCCGGCGGCGGAGTTGTTGCTGACAGTGGTGGCTTGGCGATGGTGGCATAGTTCGGGCGTAGATCGGGTACCGGCGTTGGTTTCTGAAGAGCCCTTCTTCAGTGTAGAATCCCACCTCCCACCCTGATCCGTATGCTTCCTGGTGGTGTTGGCGGTGGAAGGGTCGACTGAAAAAGGTCTGGTTTTCAGCCTATGCTGGTGTCAAATCCCCCCTTTTCGTTTCATCAATCATCTTCGATAGTAAGGTAAGCATGCTCCCTGCCACTGCAAGTCCTTGTTGTCAGTTCCGATGGAAAAAGTCGCAGATTCTGGAAACACTGGTCTTCTGGAGCTCAAGTGTCTACAGCTAGATGTATCGATGCTGCAACAAACCAGGGAAGATGACTGGAAGGAATTGTATGAATTCACACAGACTGTTCAGTCCAATTTTGCTAGTATCCAAGCATGCTTTGCCACAATTCAAGAAAGCTTTACCAAACTGTTGTCCAATTCAGCTGAACAAGTGCTAATTACTCAAGCAGTTGACAGAACACCACTTCATGGACATACCCCAGGACAAGGTAGTACTGTACACCAAACACCTGAAAAGCTGTCATTCCTATGGGAACAGCTGCTCTCAAGGATGCACAGGGAAGAGATCTTAATTTGGATGGAACACCAAAGATCACCTACAAGCACCCAAACCATACTAGTAACAACAACCAGCAGAGAGTAGATGCTCAGGTTCAACAACAGCAACACAACTTGGACGGTGAAGAAGAGCAATACAACGGCAGAAGAAACAGAAACATGACAGTACAACCGTTGGAAATGCAAAGAATTCGTCCTGTAGTCAAACCCGCCAGGTTCAACATATCGGAATACGATTGTGAAGATGCTGATTCATGGATCCAGCAAGTAGAGCAATACTTTGAAGCCAGGAGAACACCACATGAGCAAAGGACTGAATTTGCAGTTTCTTAATTGAAGGGAAAGGCAATGCAATGGTGGAGAGGCACCGGCTATTCTCCTTCAACATACCCTTGGTGCAGATTCTGTGGATCACTTGCTGATAGATTTGCTGAGCAATCAATTTGTGACAATGTCAGGCCATTTCATGCCCTTACTCAGACTTCTACAGTGAGCTGCTATATTGAACAATTTGAAAGGCTACTAAATCTGGTCAGAAGGAACAAGCCTAATCTCCCCAATGATTACTTTGTGAATTGTTTCATATCTGGCTTAAATGACTACATCCAACACCATTTACAATCCCACAAGCCTAAAGATATGCAAGAAGCCATGTGGTTTGCTCGAAAAATAGAAATGTCTCAACCTGTCAGAAAGCCTGTTTACCAACCAACCATACCTCTTGTGAGGCGACAAGTGTATTTTGAACCTGCAAAAACCCATGGAAATGGACAAGGATTGCCAAATATCATCCAGCAAGCTAGGCAGAAAAACATTTGTTATAAATGTAAGGAGACATGGTTTCTTGGCCACAAACGAGTGTGAAATTTGGCACAAGGGAACAAATTCAAGCACTACAACAAGAAGCTGAGAATCAATACCGACATCGTCTATGTAATAGAGTATGATGATGATTTGGATGAGGATCCACCAGTTCCCAAACCAGAAACCAGAAGCAACATTAAAACTATCTATGCATGCAGTAAAAGGCTCAAGCAACACCAGGTATACATTCACACTAACAGCTATGTTGGGCTCTTATTCTGCTACCGTGGTAGTAGATTCTGGCAGTACAGGGACATTGATCATGACACCTGAACCGGCCCAGAAGTCAAATTGCAAGGTAATTCCAAACAAGACGATAAAAGTTATGGTAGCAAATGGAGGTTAAATTTCTTCAGAATTTCACTCTGATACTTGTCACTATATATTGCAAGGAAATCCTCTACGTTCCACTTTCAGAGATCTCCCTCTCAAAGGATATGATATAATCTTTGGAACTGATTGGATTAAAGCACATAGTCCTGTCAAAATGGATTACAAGTAAATGTTTATTAAAGTCAGAGATGACAAGGGCAAGAAGATCCTGCTATATGATGAATCACTACCTAATGCAGCTACAGTTCAAGAAACTGAAAGAATTAATCTCCTCAAGGAAAAACCTATTTGTGGATCATATATATTTATTGTCAATACATTGCATGCAACTACCAAAGGTTCACATCAAATGCAAGTACCAACTGTCATCCAGAGTGTTTTGAAAAATTCCAGGATATTTTCTCAACACCCACATCCGCCACCTAAAAGAACTTGTGATCACACTATACCCTGCCTGAATAAAAGATTGTGAACCAAAGATCATATAGGTTGCCACATCACCAAAAGGATGCTATGGAACAAATAATCAGGCAGTTGATTCAGCAACAAGTGATAAGAGACAATACCAGTCCGTACTCCTCTCCTGCTTTATTGGTCAAGAAAAATGACACAACATGGAGATTAGTAAGGGAAATACTTTTGTGCTTACACGCGACTTTCGAAAGCTTAATGCCCAAACAGTCAAAATTAAGTATCCCATTCAAGTAATAGAAGATTTGTTGGATGAGGTACATGGTGCCACTATTttctccaaaattgatctaagaagtGGTTATCACCAAATTAGGATGGATGAGAGCAACATCGAGAAAACTGCATTTAACACCCATATTGGCCACTTTGAATACCTGGTGATGCCCATCGGATTGACAAATGCTCCTGCACCTTACAAGCATTAATGAATCCACATCTGGCTCCTTTCTCAGAAAGTTTGCTTTCTATTCTTTGATGACATTTTGATGTACAGAAAAAATGCAAGTGAACACGCCACTCACCTGACCACAGTTTTCCAAGTGCTCCAACAGAACAAACTGTCAGCAAAAAGGGAGAAATGCTCATTTGGCCAGAACAAGGTGGAATACCTTGGCCATATTAGTGGCAACTAACCCACATAAGTGGAAGCAATGAACAACTGGTTAAGACCCAAAAGTATCACAGAACTGAGAAGTTTTCTAGGCCTAACTTACAGGAGGTTTATTACATACATGCATTATATGCAGGTCACTATTTGACTGTCTCAAGAAAGATGCTTTTAAGTGGACTGAACTGCAAGAAAAAGCATTCCTGGAGCTCAAATCATTGCACTCAAACACCCAATTACactcaaaatagtagcaaaaactTTCATTGAAAATGTGTTCAAATTACACAATCTGCCTACCGTGACTGTTACAGGCAGGGACAGAGTTTTTACAAGCCACTTGTGGCAGAATCTATTCAAAGCTCTTGGTATTAAACTACATCTCAGTACTTGCTACCACCCTCAAACTGACGGGCAAACGGAAAGCATGAATTAATGCTTGGAAACCTATCTAAGATGCATGACATttgcaaaaaaaagaaaaaaaagaaatggCAGTCATGGATCTCCCTTGCTGAATGGTGGTACAACACCAGCTAGCTACCACACCTCACTGAAAATGACCCCATTCCAAGCTATGTATGGATTTCCTCCTCCACAGGTAGCTGAAAATTTTCTTGCTGATGATAATACTGAAGATGCAGCTGCTATGCTACAAAGAAGAAAAGAAGCAAAcattatcatcaaagaaaatttgcaGCAAGCTCAAGACCGAATGGTTCACTTCGCAAACAAAAATAGAAGTGAGAGAGAATTGCAGATTGGAGATATATATGGTTTACCTCAAGGTACAGCATTACATGAACTCCTCTCTTAGCATACATAAATGCATCAATTGCACTCAAAATTCTATGGACCATTCCGAGTTCTAGCAAAAGTTGGTCAAACTGCATACAAGTTACTCTTTCTGATGGCCGTAACCTGCATCACACATTCCAAGTGAGTCAATTAAAGAAGCATCTGGCCTGTTGCTATTTGAGAAAATTACAAAGAACCATCACATAGGGAAAAGGGAAGACGTCAGATAATGGGACTTGTTTCAGGCGAACCAAGTAGAAACTTGCCTAGTTTTAGGGTTGGTAAAATCCCATCGACATCCCGAAGCTGGTAACAAAATCCCATCGACATTGACCCAATCGCGATCGCTGCTCGCTGGACGACGTGCCTAGGTAGAAGATGGCCGGTGGCGGCAGCGACCACCTGTCCGAACTTTCTGACGACATCCTCCGGCACATCCTCCACTTCGCCCCGGTGAGGGAggccgcctccacggccgcgctCTTGCGGCGATGGCGCGCGCCGCTGTGGCTCTCCTTGGGCGTTCGCTGCAATCTGGCAGGCCTTTACAGGGTCACCGTGGAGTCCCTGCTGTTGGAGACCCTCCGCATGCTGGAGCTCAGCGACTGCACGCAGGGACTCTACCAGAGCAAGGTTGCCGTCGTGCTCCCACGGCTGTCCTGCCTACGGCTGCGCCATTGCGCCCAGCACCTAGGTTCTCTCCAACGCATCATCGATGCTGCGCCGACGCTCGCCACCGTCTGCCTCGAGTCCGTCGCCATTGACGCAACAGAATAGCTCACCGACGTCACCATGTGTGGTCCGATCAAATGGTCTTACGCTGCTGCCTCCGTTGCCCTATGGCCACCATGCTCGTACTGGACAGCTGCACGTGGGAGGAGAACTACCACATCATTGGCTACAAGTACCCAGGCAAAA
It includes:
- the LOC127291804 gene encoding probable acyl-activating enzyme 16, chloroplastic isoform X1 — its product is MAALRSPLPLLLQRPAAAAPPLRRRPLLLASSARPRHAPRFVPRCSAGAAPPPPSTVSPSLESSPRGKCSPLLESALLPGGSELAVHEWKAVPDIWRTAAEKYSDRVALVDPYHDPPSELTYKQLEQQILDFSHGLRAVGVAPDEKVALFADNSCRWLVADQGIMATGAINVVRGTRSSDEELFQIYNHSESIALVVDSPQFFNRLAESFISRINARFIVLLWGDKSSLNSKAVKDMPVYDYNDITELGKENRNALHHSPEQGHDGAFEAITPEDVATLIYTSGTGGTPKGVMLTHRNLLHQINNLWDVVPAVPGDRFLSMLPPWHAYERSTEYFIFTHGIQQVYTTVKYLKADLQQYQPHYIISVPLVYETLYSSIQRQISSSSTFRKTVALALIKISLLYMEAKKIYEGTVLSNNPVEPSFITYMVNCLRARIVAAILWPLHNLAKMLVYKKIHSSVGISKAGISGGGSLPMHVDKFFEAIGIKVQNGYGLTETSPVVAARRPLCNVLGTVGLPIKHTEIKIVDIETGEVLPDGSKGIVKIKGLPVMKGYYKNPSATNKAVDQDGWFNTGDIGWIAPRCATGPSRNCGGMLVLEGRAKDTIVLTTGENVEPAELEEAASRSNLIDQIMVIGQDRRRLGAIIVPNNDEVLAAAKRKSGLDGSTGVAKDMVKNLVYDELRTCMAGCSFQIGPILVVEEPFTIDNGLMTPTMKIRRDKVVAKYQGEIDALYK
- the LOC127291804 gene encoding probable acyl-activating enzyme 16, chloroplastic isoform X2, with amino-acid sequence MAALRSPLPLLLQRPAAAAPPLRRRPLLLASSARPRHAPRFVPRCSAGAAPPPPSTLESSPRGKCSPLLESALLPGGSELAVHEWKAVPDIWRTAAEKYSDRVALVDPYHDPPSELTYKQLEQQILDFSHGLRAVGVAPDEKVALFADNSCRWLVADQGIMATGAINVVRGTRSSDEELFQIYNHSESIALVVDSPQFFNRLAESFISRINARFIVLLWGDKSSLNSKAVKDMPVYDYNDITELGKENRNALHHSPEQGHDGAFEAITPEDVATLIYTSGTGGTPKGVMLTHRNLLHQINNLWDVVPAVPGDRFLSMLPPWHAYERSTEYFIFTHGIQQVYTTVKYLKADLQQYQPHYIISVPLVYETLYSSIQRQISSSSTFRKTVALALIKISLLYMEAKKIYEGTVLSNNPVEPSFITYMVNCLRARIVAAILWPLHNLAKMLVYKKIHSSVGISKAGISGGGSLPMHVDKFFEAIGIKVQNGYGLTETSPVVAARRPLCNVLGTVGLPIKHTEIKIVDIETGEVLPDGSKGIVKIKGLPVMKGYYKNPSATNKAVDQDGWFNTGDIGWIAPRCATGPSRNCGGMLVLEGRAKDTIVLTTGENVEPAELEEAASRSNLIDQIMVIGQDRRRLGAIIVPNNDEVLAAAKRKSGLDGSTGVAKDMVKNLVYDELRTCMAGCSFQIGPILVVEEPFTIDNGLMTPTMKIRRDKVVAKYQGEIDALYK